A single genomic interval of Lucilia cuprina isolate Lc7/37 chromosome 2, ASM2204524v1, whole genome shotgun sequence harbors:
- the LOC124421345 gene encoding putative nuclease HARBI1: protein MLICDHNMVITYVDARHPGANHDSFIWNQSAAEHYFKSNYLNGRRNTWLLGDSGYKLLPYMMTPYRNPTELYEKNIMKSIVKLEML, encoded by the exons ATGTTG atATGTGATCATAATATGGTCATAACATATGTGGACGCAAGACATCCAGGAGCTAATCATGATTCTTTTATTTGGAACCAAAGTGCAGCggaacattattttaaatcaaattatttaaatggaaGGAGAAACACATGGCTCCTAG GAGATTCTGGTTACAAATTACTGCCTTATATGATGACCCCCTACAGAAATCCAACAgaactttatgaaaaaaatataatgaaaagcaTTGTAAAATTAGAAATGTTATAG
- the LOC124418879 gene encoding uncharacterized protein LOC124418879: MFGSIAISLDSDSSESDNDDTRLCRRNIRDATNVLDLPEERFIASFRVNKEVFVMLLEEITPNLKVAYRNTAPTKLATFLLFLATGGYQTSIGNECFSSISKSQVSKVITELLEIFERYLCSKWIKLEDNNDSEVKEFFYNYGGIPGVVGCVDVTNKGTWKRKKSFIL, translated from the exons ATGTTTGGATCAATTGCCATAAGTCTGGATAGCGATTCAAGTGAAAGTGATAACGATGATACACGGCTTTGTCGGAGGAATATACGAGATGCCACAAATGTTTTAGATCTTCCAGAAGAACG ATTTATTGCTAGCTTTCGAGTCAATAAGGAAGTGTTTGTGATGTTACTTGAAGAAATAACGCCAAATTTAAAAGTGGCATATCGAAATACAGCACCTACCAAacttgcaacatttttattatttctggcTACGGGAGGTTATCAAACATCAATTGGAAATGAATGTTTTTCGTCCATATCAAAATCGCAAGTGTCCAAGGTAATAACTGAATTGTTAGAAATATTCGAAAGGTACTTGTGTTCAAAATGGATAAAACTAGAAGATAACAATGATAGTGAAGTGAAagagtttttctataattatgGTGGAATACCAGGGGTCGTGGGTTGTGTTGATGTGACGAATAAAGGCACCTGGAAACGAAAGAAATCATTTATACTATAA